GGGTGGGCCCCAGATACTCCTCGCTGAGGTTCATGCCGCCCGTCAAGACGGCGCGCTGGTCGAAAAGATAGATTTTGCGATGGTTACGAAGGTTGATGTAGTTGCTCCTGGGCGATTGGAAAATAGGCATAAAAAAGCGCACATCCACCCCCGCTTCTTTCAAACGGCGAAGCGGCTTGCGGCGAAAATAGACCCCCCACGACCCCACCGCGTCGATCAGCAGTTTCACCGTCACTCCCGCCCGGGCCCGCTCGATCAGCAGGTCACCCAGGCGTCGCGTCACGTCGTCGTCTTTGAAGACGTAGGTGCTGATCCAGATAGTGCGCCGCGCCTCACGGATGGCGCGCTGCAGATAGGAAAATGCCTCCACCCCGTCGAAAATGAGCCGCACTTCGTTCCCGTAGGTCGCTTCGGGGATGCCGTTGTTGCGCAAAATCCCCTCGATGGGGTTACCCGTCTGCGCAGTCGGTTTTCCGGTAGTCCGTTTGGCTTGTTTCGCCGGAATCTTGCGGGTGCCGATCACCAGATAGACGAGCGTCGCCAGGTAGGGCACCACCACCATCGCGAAAAGCCAGGCGATCATGCTCGTCGGCGACCGGCGCTGGTAGAGCATGTGCAGAAACGAAACGACGATCAATATCTCCCAAAGGAGAAAAAAACCCGTCGCCAAAAGGGATCCGTTCACTTCGATCATGAAAATCTCCTATCCAAACACGAAAGAATCGTCGCGAAATGGTCACTCCCCACCAACCGCAAGGCCGGCTTGGTGCTTCGCAGGGCTATGAGGTATTCGTAGGTCATCGGTTATTCGGTAGCTTCATCTGTCATCGACCCTATGATTTCCCGCGCTTCACGCAGCCCTTCATTGTCGCCGTAGAAATACTCTTCGAGCAGTGGATCGATTTTATACTGAAGGACGAATTTGAGCTCTTCGTCACTACTTATCGGCATGAAGTAGCTGTGACCCAGGCGGTACTCTTCGCCCAGTTGATCCGCGACGAAGTTGTTCAGTTCTTCAAAAACTTCTCTGGCTTTCTGGTGTTCTATCAATTCCGCATTCGGCGCCATCTTCAAAAAGGTGAAGCGTCGCCGCAGCGCCACGTCGATGAGGGCGATCGATTTGTCGGTGCTGTTCATCGTCCCGATGATGTAGAGGTTTTCGGGCACCGTGAAGCGCTCTTTGGAGTATGGCAGCGTCACTTCGAGCGTGCCGCGTTTGTCCTCTTCGATGAGGGTGATGAGTTCGCCGAAGATTTTGGAGATGTTGCCTCGGTTGATTTCGTCGATGACGAGGTAGTAGTTTCGCTCCGTGTCTTTTCGCGCATCATCAACGATTTCGCAAAAGACTCCTTTCGTCAACACGATTTTTCCCTCGTTATTGGGACGAAACCCTTCGACGAAATCTTCGTAACCGTAGCTTTGGTGGAATGTAACGAAACGGATACGGTTGTTTAAACTCTCATCGAAATCGGGCAAATCGTAATGATCGTTCGAAGTGATAATATCGAAAATTTCCCACTCGGACTTGCCCTCTTCGATGAGTTGGATGAGTTGTTTGATGTTGTGGGTTTTGCCGACGCCGGGAGGGCCATAAAGTATGATGTTATTAATATAATTTAACTTGTTTTTTTGAATAAAATAATGTTTTCCGTTTCTCTCAAAATCATTATTATCTTTATTTTCTAAAGTAAAAAAATTTATATTTTTTTCACCAAAAATATCGACAAGCCTCCTTTTTATTTGCTCAACCGTTAAATCAGATGACTGATCTATTGCATCTTTGTATATTGCTTTAACTGGATATTGACTGGCATCTTGATTGATTGAAAAATACCATTTGACCGATAATGGAACATCAAAATCGTTGGGATTTTCACGAAATTTTTTCATGCTATTTTTAATTTTATTTTTATTAGTTGATATATTTTCGTAATATTTCTCATGTTCTTCGAGAGATTTTTTCGCATTTTCACAATAATTTTCATCAAAATCATTACAAATAGATTCAATGAAATATTTTTTTGCATCATTATTTATTGTTTGTGTAAATTTTTCGCCTTTTAACATATAAATTAAATTATTCAAATAAATTTTCAAACTTGATTCATTCCAATTGTGATCGCTATCTTTTTTTACAGTTTCTTTTATTTTATCAACAATATGTGCTTGTGTTTTAGTGTTTATGACATTTATTCCATTTTCTTCAATATAATTTTTAAATTTTTCATATACGTCTTTTATGTGATTTTCTGTAATACTATTTTTCATCAAGCATATCCTTTAAATTATTTTTGATATTTTTCATAAATTCATTGGAAGCATATCCTAACTCCAAACTCCGCATCCTCAATCTTACCACGTTCTCCCCTTCCCCCAGAACCAAATCTTCCCGCACATCGACACGATGTTTGGGGTAGAGCAGCATGACATCTTTTATGCCGAAGTTGATGCCGTAGGCGAACATCTGGTATTTGTCCTGGGTGGCGAGGTCGTCGCGGTTGGCGATGCTTTTGTATTTGGTGTCGATGATGAGACGGTCGGTGAGGATGTCGGGTTTGAGCTGGAGGTTGCCGAAGTTGCGCTGCACCTGCAGGCGTGCGGTGGAGTCGATCTCCTGAACGAGTCGCCCGACGAAGGCTTCGAAGACCTCTCCCATATCGAACAAAAAAGCGAAGCTTCGCTCCTCTTTGGTGGAGGGGAGCGGCACGAGCCTGTCGAGGATCATTTTGGCGATGGTGTAGCTTTTTTCGAAGCGGCGGTTCAATCGGTCGAAACGGACGGCATGGCGGCGATGGTCGATGCGCTGGCGGGTCACTTCGTCGAAGATCGCTTCGCAGCGTCGCAGGGTGGCATCGTGGCTGAATCGTCGAAAAATGTCGATGGCATAAAGAAAGAAACGGTTGAGCGGATTGTCCATGCTGAATTCGTCATATTCACAGTGGAGGTTCTGGTGGTGGAAGTGGCGGAAATTCTTTTCGAAAAGGTATTTGCCCCGCAGCACTTTCAGGTCTTCTCTTTTCGTCACGTAGCTTCGGAAAACTCCCCGTTTGAGCTCTTCGAAGAGCCCCGTGGCGAAGAGTCGGATGAAAAGCTCCAGAATATCGTGCTTTTGATTTTGGGCTTCGAAGAGGTCTTCGTTTCGTAGATCGACCCCTTGGGCGTAGAGCAGCATCGTGATGAAAATGTCGAGGTTGTCGGTCGCTTCGTCGGCGATTTTGGGGACGATGAAATAGCTCTTTCCCTCCAGTTGCAGAAAACCGCAGTAGTTGTCGGGCACGACCCCTGCGAAGCTGTTTTTGAAATAGGGTTGCAAAGCCGGAGTGCGGCGTATCGTTTCGGCCAGCTCTTTCGGAACGGGCCGATTTTCCGTTAGATATTCCATGACATGATCGTCTTTTTACCACTCCAATTCTATCTTCACTTTTGCATTTTCATGCAAAAACGTCCAACGATTCAGCTTTGCGCTCCACACTCCCTGCTTTGCATCCGGTTTCAAAGCGAGCCAATCGCCTGTTTCGCGATATCGATGAGTCCGTC
This genomic interval from Hydrogenimonas urashimensis contains the following:
- a CDS encoding phospholipase D-like domain-containing protein, coding for MIEVNGSLLATGFFLLWEILIVVSFLHMLYQRRSPTSMIAWLFAMVVVPYLATLVYLVIGTRKIPAKQAKRTTGKPTAQTGNPIEGILRNNGIPEATYGNEVRLIFDGVEAFSYLQRAIREARRTIWISTYVFKDDDVTRRLGDLLIERARAGVTVKLLIDAVGSWGVYFRRKPLRRLKEAGVDVRFFMPIFQSPRSNYINLRNHRKIYLFDQRAVLTGGMNLSEEYLGPTPVPNRWEDMLLYAEGPVVHRYAEVFAADWRFATGERLPLEPMNEGKGEAYMQVVPSGPDIPGDALFEAIVSAAFFVRKRLWIVTPYFVPDEAMMLAQRIAHHKGVDVKLITPRKSNHRIADLARSSYMRELAEEGIDVALYEGNMLHAKAILFDDLGAMLGSVNLDNRSLLLNYEVVSFCYSEAIIRHTERWMQSLLADSSYGLAPASKVRRLGENVMRIFAPQM
- a CDS encoding McrC family protein, with the translated sequence MEYLTENRPVPKELAETIRRTPALQPYFKNSFAGVVPDNYCGFLQLEGKSYFIVPKIADEATDNLDIFITMLLYAQGVDLRNEDLFEAQNQKHDILELFIRLFATGLFEELKRGVFRSYVTKREDLKVLRGKYLFEKNFRHFHHQNLHCEYDEFSMDNPLNRFFLYAIDIFRRFSHDATLRRCEAIFDEVTRQRIDHRRHAVRFDRLNRRFEKSYTIAKMILDRLVPLPSTKEERSFAFLFDMGEVFEAFVGRLVQEIDSTARLQVQRNFGNLQLKPDILTDRLIIDTKYKSIANRDDLATQDKYQMFAYGINFGIKDVMLLYPKHRVDVREDLVLGEGENVVRLRMRSLELGYASNEFMKNIKNNLKDMLDEK
- a CDS encoding McrB family protein, which produces MKNSITENHIKDVYEKFKNYIEENGINVINTKTQAHIVDKIKETVKKDSDHNWNESSLKIYLNNLIYMLKGEKFTQTINNDAKKYFIESICNDFDENYCENAKKSLEEHEKYYENISTNKNKIKNSMKKFRENPNDFDVPLSVKWYFSINQDASQYPVKAIYKDAIDQSSDLTVEQIKRRLVDIFGEKNINFFTLENKDNNDFERNGKHYFIQKNKLNYINNIILYGPPGVGKTHNIKQLIQLIEEGKSEWEIFDIITSNDHYDLPDFDESLNNRIRFVTFHQSYGYEDFVEGFRPNNEGKIVLTKGVFCEIVDDARKDTERNYYLVIDEINRGNISKIFGELITLIEEDKRGTLEVTLPYSKERFTVPENLYIIGTMNSTDKSIALIDVALRRRFTFLKMAPNAELIEHQKAREVFEELNNFVADQLGEEYRLGHSYFMPISSDEELKFVLQYKIDPLLEEYFYGDNEGLREAREIIGSMTDEATE